One genomic region from Lysobacterales bacterium encodes:
- a CDS encoding TonB-dependent receptor, which produces MRSTNNLGRPTPRRHRLAVATAVALTAVVLAAPVLAQEPTEEDRAKELDTITVTVDRREQDLQKYAGTAQAFSGEELKALGINNELRNVQVAVPGLSIANQEGNVEIFIRGVGSSNNTELGDPGAAPHINGAYIARPRGLGAMFFDVERVEVNKGPQGTVRGRNALGGTLNIVTVKPQLGETSGYALGEFGSRDHVGGEFGLNLPLGQTAALRVSGYHVEKETSYTNVGDRSLKPAGYQNEDAARVSFLWEPNEALRVFVMGDYGQEGGTGYPGANIYGAALQGFNPDDIDLREVVYFGNQGTLDSTNKGVMASIGYDFGGLRVEYNTSYRDVDYTQTNANSAGVNWPGRNLTQRPPGSSDGSRPDYDLFSTNYWETLSKSQTHELLVFSPDSARFRWTAGGFYFNEDQKVGLFSLADKGVFYSGTEFTMPDVNGKSWAVFGDGTFDVTDTFRLKGGLRYTDESKYRYGIGGNWTIGLGAADGCCFSVRLGTPGFLPALTRRPNFDVRNITTNADRARFLLQGILAAGRNDTIFQQIGPIANGTNPNGGCVDRPDTGGTNLSCTPNGSHPWIALGIPAQQEGSSEFNFNDWRIGFEKDLSDDHLLYGTISTGHKSGGFNDSFDINVIPETYKPEKITAFELGSKQSFDFLGRRSTFNLAGFYYDYRDQVFQDLTAIAFNPETGEATGFALANRNVGKSEIMGLEAESILSLSQDWTLSLNALLLDTEIKSGVVADVRSIDFGLGGITSEIDLSGNELPLSSKLTLNARLQHVFELGNGLFDWQILASYRSAYYLTQFNNRDVRFVSNTSGAIARTETAAAAGFPDRQSAYTTINAGLGFSPGGSSWRFELWGSNLLGDDVSQKALVGSQLNIRFLNDPRTYGLRVRYQF; this is translated from the coding sequence ATGCGCAGCACCAACAACCTGGGCCGGCCGACGCCGCGCCGTCACCGTCTGGCCGTCGCGACAGCCGTGGCACTCACCGCCGTGGTGCTTGCCGCACCTGTACTTGCGCAGGAGCCCACCGAAGAGGATCGCGCCAAGGAGCTAGACACGATTACCGTTACGGTAGACCGGCGCGAGCAGGACCTGCAGAAGTACGCGGGCACCGCCCAGGCCTTCAGCGGTGAGGAACTGAAGGCGCTCGGCATCAACAACGAGCTGCGCAATGTGCAGGTCGCCGTTCCTGGCCTCAGCATCGCGAACCAGGAAGGCAACGTCGAAATCTTCATTCGCGGCGTCGGCTCATCGAACAACACCGAGCTGGGCGACCCGGGTGCAGCGCCGCATATCAACGGCGCCTACATCGCGCGCCCGCGCGGCCTCGGCGCGATGTTCTTCGACGTCGAGCGCGTTGAGGTGAACAAGGGTCCGCAGGGCACCGTGCGCGGCCGCAATGCGCTCGGCGGCACCCTCAACATCGTCACCGTCAAGCCGCAGCTGGGCGAGACCAGTGGCTATGCACTGGGCGAGTTCGGCAGCCGCGACCACGTCGGCGGCGAGTTCGGCTTGAACCTGCCGCTCGGGCAGACGGCTGCGTTGCGCGTTTCCGGCTATCACGTCGAGAAGGAAACCTCGTACACGAACGTGGGCGACCGTTCGCTGAAGCCCGCCGGCTATCAGAACGAGGACGCCGCGCGCGTGTCCTTCCTGTGGGAGCCGAATGAGGCGCTGCGTGTTTTCGTGATGGGTGACTACGGACAGGAAGGCGGCACCGGCTACCCCGGCGCGAACATCTACGGCGCCGCGCTGCAAGGCTTCAACCCTGACGACATCGACCTGCGCGAGGTTGTGTACTTCGGCAACCAGGGCACGCTGGACTCGACCAACAAGGGCGTGATGGCGAGCATCGGCTACGACTTCGGTGGCCTGCGGGTGGAGTACAACACGTCGTACCGCGACGTGGACTACACCCAGACGAACGCCAACAGCGCGGGCGTCAACTGGCCGGGCCGCAACCTGACCCAGCGCCCGCCCGGCAGCAGCGACGGCTCGCGTCCGGACTACGACCTGTTCTCGACCAACTACTGGGAGACCCTGTCGAAGTCGCAGACCCATGAGCTGCTGGTGTTCTCGCCGGACTCCGCGCGCTTCCGCTGGACTGCCGGCGGCTTCTACTTCAACGAAGACCAGAAAGTCGGCCTGTTCTCGCTGGCTGACAAGGGAGTGTTCTACTCCGGCACCGAATTCACGATGCCGGACGTCAACGGCAAATCCTGGGCCGTGTTCGGCGATGGCACCTTCGACGTCACCGACACCTTCCGCCTGAAGGGCGGCCTGCGCTACACCGACGAGTCCAAGTACCGCTATGGCATCGGCGGCAACTGGACGATCGGCCTTGGTGCCGCGGACGGCTGCTGCTTCTCGGTGCGACTCGGCACGCCGGGCTTCCTGCCGGCCTTGACCCGTCGGCCCAACTTCGATGTTCGCAACATCACGACCAACGCGGATCGCGCGCGCTTCCTGCTGCAGGGCATTCTGGCAGCGGGCCGAAACGACACGATCTTCCAGCAGATCGGCCCGATCGCGAACGGCACCAACCCCAACGGCGGCTGCGTTGACCGGCCCGACACCGGCGGCACCAACCTCAGCTGCACACCGAACGGCTCGCACCCGTGGATCGCGCTCGGCATCCCTGCGCAGCAGGAGGGCAGCAGCGAGTTCAACTTCAACGACTGGCGCATCGGCTTCGAGAAGGACCTCTCGGACGATCACCTGCTATACGGCACGATCAGCACCGGCCACAAGTCCGGCGGTTTCAACGACAGCTTCGACATCAACGTCATCCCGGAAACCTACAAGCCCGAGAAGATCACCGCGTTCGAGCTGGGCTCCAAGCAGAGCTTCGATTTCCTCGGACGGCGCTCGACCTTCAACCTGGCCGGCTTCTACTACGACTACCGCGACCAGGTCTTCCAGGATCTGACCGCCATCGCCTTCAACCCCGAAACCGGAGAGGCCACGGGCTTCGCACTGGCCAACCGCAACGTCGGCAAGTCCGAGATCATGGGACTTGAAGCCGAGAGCATTCTCAGTCTTTCGCAGGACTGGACCCTCAGCCTGAACGCCCTGCTGCTCGACACCGAGATCAAGAGCGGCGTCGTGGCCGACGTACGCAGCATCGACTTCGGCCTGGGCGGCATCACCTCCGAGATCGATCTCTCCGGCAACGAGCTGCCGCTGTCCTCGAAGCTGACCTTGAACGCTCGACTGCAGCATGTGTTCGAGCTGGGCAACGGCCTGTTCGACTGGCAGATTCTCGCCAGCTATCGCTCGGCCTACTACCTGACCCAGTTCAACAACCGCGACGTCCGATTCGTGTCGAACACCTCTGGTGCCATTGCCCGCACCGAAACCGCGGCGGCAGCCGGCTTCCCGGATCGACAGAGCGCCTACACGACCATCAATGCGGGCCTGGGTTTCAGCCCGGGCGGCAGCAGCTGGCGCTTCGAGCTGTGGGGCTCGAACCTGCTGGGCGATGACGTCTCGCAGAAAGCGCTGGTCGGTTCGCAGCTGAACATCCGCTTCCTGAACGATCCGCGCACCTACGGCCTGCGCGTGCGCTACCAGTTCTAA